A stretch of the Archangium violaceum genome encodes the following:
- the gspM gene encoding type II secretion system protein GspM, translating into MEKLRGLLNDARAWFDRLTTRERQMVLGTGGAVLAFVLFVILFSFSNSASNYRKRTDQKLAKLREVQALAASYREAAQQRQMVEQQLTGSDVRLMSYVEEKATQAGLTVPNMTPKNDVGIGDGQIVESSVELTFTDVDLRKLHDFLTMVESGPGVVKVKSLRLEPRDATETLTAWTTVSTYKMKQ; encoded by the coding sequence ATGGAAAAGCTTCGAGGACTCCTCAACGACGCGCGAGCCTGGTTCGACCGGCTGACCACCCGCGAGCGCCAGATGGTGCTGGGGACCGGAGGCGCGGTGCTGGCCTTCGTGCTCTTCGTCATCCTCTTCTCCTTCTCCAACAGCGCGAGCAACTACCGCAAGCGCACGGACCAGAAGCTGGCGAAGCTGCGCGAGGTGCAGGCGCTGGCGGCCAGCTACCGCGAGGCCGCCCAGCAGCGGCAGATGGTGGAGCAGCAGCTCACCGGCAGCGACGTGAGGCTGATGAGCTACGTCGAGGAGAAGGCCACCCAGGCGGGGCTGACCGTGCCCAACATGACGCCCAAGAACGACGTGGGCATCGGCGACGGGCAGATCGTCGAGAGCTCGGTGGAGCTGACGTTCACCGACGTGGACCTGCGCAAGCTGCATGACTTCCTGACCATGGTGGAGAGCGGACCGGGCGTGGTGAAGGTGAAGAGCCTGCGCCTCGAGCCGCGCGACGCCACGGAAACCCTGACGGCGTGGACGACCGTCTCCACCTACAAGATGAAGCAATGA
- the gspN gene encoding type II secretion system protein GspN — protein sequence MAAETKIARWKLVVGYGAFSLVAFVLCLFLTFPYDTLRRRAVDAAADAGYALRIGSLRPGLRGLTATNVRLSKVPNGMTPELHGMLASNTGMLPGPEEMGEPLNIDSVAVRPSLLPPGLAFHANLMNGSLSGNVGGLGDVKVAVKLSDLDPSAGNLKGFSGMDLAGKLNGSLDLTLPKTRGQPDLSQANGQLSLDTKGLLIQGGNITVPMYGQPTPMDLPRIALGDIDARIKIEKGLGTVEALQAKSEDLEVQGSGTVKLGQRLDVSQPDMDFKLRAEPEFVKRLGLLGAGLSILPADKTDPKFRVAHLGGFFNRPNFGPARQQQQQPQLR from the coding sequence ATGGCCGCGGAAACCAAGATCGCCCGCTGGAAGCTCGTCGTTGGCTACGGTGCGTTCTCGCTCGTGGCCTTCGTGTTGTGCCTGTTCCTCACCTTCCCGTACGACACGCTGCGGCGGCGCGCCGTGGACGCGGCGGCGGACGCGGGGTACGCGCTGCGCATCGGCTCGCTGCGGCCGGGGCTGCGCGGGCTGACGGCCACCAACGTGCGCCTCAGCAAGGTGCCCAACGGGATGACGCCCGAGCTGCACGGCATGCTGGCCAGCAACACGGGCATGCTCCCCGGCCCCGAGGAAATGGGAGAGCCGCTCAACATCGACTCGGTGGCGGTGCGTCCCTCGCTGCTGCCCCCGGGCCTGGCCTTCCACGCGAACCTGATGAACGGTTCGCTCAGCGGCAACGTCGGCGGGCTGGGCGATGTGAAGGTGGCGGTGAAGCTGTCGGACCTGGATCCCTCCGCGGGCAACCTCAAGGGCTTCAGCGGAATGGACCTGGCGGGCAAGCTGAACGGCTCGCTCGACCTCACCCTCCCGAAGACCCGCGGCCAGCCCGACCTGAGCCAGGCCAACGGCCAGCTCTCGCTGGACACGAAGGGGCTGCTCATCCAGGGCGGCAACATCACCGTGCCCATGTACGGCCAGCCCACGCCAATGGACCTGCCGAGGATCGCGCTGGGTGACATCGACGCGCGCATCAAGATCGAGAAGGGGCTGGGCACCGTGGAGGCGTTGCAGGCCAAGAGCGAGGACCTGGAGGTCCAGGGCTCGGGCACCGTGAAGTTGGGTCAGCGGCTGGACGTGAGCCAGCCGGACATGGACTTCAAGCTGCGCGCCGAGCCGGAGTTCGTGAAGCGGCTGGGCCTGCTGGGCGCGGGCCTGTCCATCCTGCCCGCGGACAAGACCGACCCGAAGTTCCGCGTGGCGCACCTGGGCGGCTTCTTCAACCGCCCCAACTTCGGCCCCGCCCGCCAGCAGCAGCAGCAACCGCAGTTGCGTTGA